The genomic DNA AACCGCTACCAATAATAACATAAGCGTAGTATACATGTACCGTGACGGCACAGTAAATCCATAAAAGAATTTATTGAAGTTATCGTTGATATAATTGGTAATTACGTAATCGCCTAAATAATTAACCAACACTATCATCAACACTAAATAGAGCATTAAATAAATGGCATTGGTGCGCTGTATGGTTAAAAATCGCGATACGTTAAAAATTGCAAAACCAGCCATGGCCAATAATAAATGAGTAATAGCACTATCGGCTATCGCTTGCGAAAATTTAATTCCTATGGTGTTTAAGGTATAAGCAAAGATAAATGTCCACACTACCCACCACAGCAGGTACAAGAGGATAAATTGAAAAGAGGAGTTATACTTCAATTGAAAAATGTTGAGGGCAAATATATGGGTACTTGCGACAAAGGCAACAATAAACCAATGGAACCGAAAAAGCGATTGGTAGTGAAGACAAGCATAATAGCGAAGAAATATCTTACGTTCAATTACATATAAAAGAAAGGATACATGGAAGCGAGCAGGTTATTTGTAATAGAAATCAAATTAATCCTACCAATGCAATAGAACAACTGTATAAAACCGATTAAGAAATATTTATTTTAAAATCCTTGATAGATGTATGTTTATGAAATTACTTTGCCGCAAATTTTAAGGAAGCAAGCTGTATGAAAATTCTAATGGTATGTTTGGGTAATATTTGTCGCTCTCCAATGGCCGAGGGTATATTTAAAGACAAGATAAAACAACTCAAATTAAACTGGAAGGTTGATAGTGCGGGTACATCATCATGGCATCAGGGCGATAAGCCCGATAAGCGTGCTATTGCCGAAATGAAACGCAAGGGAATAGATATTAGTTCTCAGCGTAGCCGGCCGTTTTTGCCTTCTGATTTTTCGGAGTTTCAAAAAATATTTGTGATGGACGAAAACAACAAACGCGATTTGCTAGAGTACGCTCAAACCGACCGGCAGGCAAAAAAAATCGAATTGCTACTAACGTATGCAGGGCACGATATGCTCAGCGTTCCAGATCCATACTACGGCACCGAAAAAGATTTTGAAGCCACCTATACGCTCTTGAACGATGCCTGCGACAAAGTTATAGACAGGCTCATCAAAGAAAACGCTTAGGACATGGCAGGCAGGCTCTTTCTTATTCCTTGCAGCCTTAGCGATGAATATGATGTTAGTTTTATTGCACCAAGTGTGATAGATCAATTTAAACATATCAAACACTTTATAG from Bacteroidota bacterium includes the following:
- a CDS encoding low molecular weight phosphotyrosine protein phosphatase, which gives rise to MKILMVCLGNICRSPMAEGIFKDKIKQLKLNWKVDSAGTSSWHQGDKPDKRAIAEMKRKGIDISSQRSRPFLPSDFSEFQKIFVMDENNKRDLLEYAQTDRQAKKIELLLTYAGHDMLSVPDPYYGTEKDFEATYTLLNDACDKVIDRLIKENA